The Cannabis sativa cultivar Pink pepper isolate KNU-18-1 chromosome 8, ASM2916894v1, whole genome shotgun sequence genomic interval TCCAACGACCATCTAGTTCGGACTTATTTTGAAGGGAAGAGTTCTGTTCAGTTGGACTCCCTTATGCTCCAACTTGAGAGGTGCGAAGATAAAGATGATGCCTACAAGCTTGGGTCGATCGCTTTCATTGAAGGTGTATTAGTATCAAAGGAGGGCAATGTCCAAGTTTGGCCTGAGATGTTGAAGTTTGTTAACGATCTCGACTTCTTCTTTAAGTATCCGTGGGGCGAGCGCGCTTTTCGTAAGCTGATGGAGACATTAGGAAAGAATATGCAACATTACAAGGATAATGTTGACAAGAAGAAGGGAAAGAAGATTGCTCAGGAGGCAAAGTACACAGTTAGTGGCTATGTACCTGCCTTTCGATCGGGCATACGAAGCAATTGAGAAGTTGGGGAAGAAGTATGCCCACCGCAACGGGACCAAGTTCCCCAGAATGTTGAGCTGGAAAACACCGGAGGGCCAGCGGAAACAAGATGTCAAGGCAACCGACATTGCACTGTTATTCAACAGTCGGGTATGTTTCTTTACTGTtctgtattttatttaaatttattgaaAATGAACATTCGCGACATTGTTAGCGATATGTTAGCGACATTATGCGATGTCGCAAAAGAAATGGCTGTATCGCTTATCGCGACATATGTCGCGACATGTTATCGACATGTAGCGACATTGTGCTTCTTTTTTCAATTATCATAATTTTTGACTTCTTTTAACagtttttaattattctgtgttttcttttttgtttcagTTGGTGGTGAAGAAGTGCTTGTTTCCCCGGCCCAGTGAAGAGGCATACTTCAAGAGTATTAATGAGGGTAGAGCCCCTCTTTGCTTTGAGATGGACGTAGAACAAACGGTGGACGTTGATGGTACACAAGAGTCTGTGTTTGAAACTCAAGCGAAGACCATCAACGAGGCCGTGACAAAGGCAAATTTAGTTCCACCACCACCGGCACCTGAAGTACACGAGCCATCTACTTCAGCAGGTCCTTCTGCTCCAACCAGTACAACTGTGGACACTGACCTTGTAAAGAGGTTGGATAGCATTGAGGCCCGGCTGGAGAAGCTTGAGTCCCAGCAAGAAGCCGTCATGTTGGCACAGACGGGGTTAGTAAATAGCCATCTCAGTATGAGGCGGTCCTTCACAGAGAGTCAGAAAGATCTGAAGGAGACTCTACTGGCTAAGATGGACGAGTTGATGGCTATGGTAAAAGGAGCGCCCACACCTGGAGAGCCCACACCTGCACCGCAAAATGAGGAACAACAGGCGAGTGATAACGAAGATGTCTTCCCAGAAGATTGGGAAGCAGATGATAACGAGGCACCGTCAACGCCATTGGACGCAATCATCACGGCCATTGGGGATACACAATCACAGGACGAAGTCCTACTTCTACCTGCACCCCCAGAAAATGTGCCATTTGTGAGGAAGAGGAAGCCGCCAACGTACTTGAACGACTACACTGCGGAAAAGAAAAAGAGGCGAGTTCTTCCGGAGAACGTAGACCGGAGAGACCGGCGGACCGTAGATTGCTTCGTACGTTCAAGAGGTGGTTGATTGGAGACATTCCCAATGCTCGACCTAGGAATGTGCACACCGGTGTTGGCGATGTGAAGTTCTTCACAGTTTTGTTTCTTAGGTCAGAGTGGCTTCACGATGATGTAAGTATTTAatcattaattagtatttttgattttttttgcaACATTTTATTGTATTGTCGATGTGTTAGCGACAATGTCGCGACATTTTTGCGACATTGTTGCTGACACAGaagtttttttctttctgttttatTTGTCGACATGTCGCGACATTGTCACGACATTCTCGCGACATGGTCGCGTTTTTTTCACGTTCTGTTTAACGACATGTCGCGACATTGTCACGACATTGTCGCGACATCAGACAAATTTATTTAACGACAATCTTCGCGACGTTTCGCGACTTTATTTACGACATTACTTAATCTTCTCTTTTTTTATGCAGCACATAGATGCCATATCACACTTGATGAGGAGGAGACGCCATCATTTTCCAGAGTTGTACCCTCAGCCAGGTGTGATTCTGGACACAACACTTCCACAATTCCTCATAGGCATTTGGAGCTGCCAGACTGGTGACAGAAGTACGTTCGAATGGCCAGATGCGGTGAACTAGTACTATCTGGGTATGGAGAGCCGTTACATGCCATGTTGGAAGGATTTGAACTTCATATACTTCGTCCTGTACTTCGATCATCAAAAACATTGGGTTGCTGTTGACGTAGATATTGATATGTGGCAGATTCGGGTGTACGATAATGATTTATCATGCACCACAGAAGCACAGTTTGATGCCATCATGCTACCTTGGACTGAGTTGTTTCCACATCTGCTGAGGTCTACTGGCTATTATGATCAAGTCAACAACAACATTCTGAATGTGGACTTAGGGGACAGTAGCCAACTCAAATCAATGCATGCTAGACGCATGCCAAGTGAGGTGGTTCCCCAAAGTAAAACAAGGTATTTGTTaatatagtatattattatttcatttgtCATTACTCTTTATATGCAGTTCAGTCTCTAAATgtgtttgttgttaatttttcagTGGTGATTGCGGGGTGTATGCACTTGAGTACATCGAACACCTCATGCTGAATCGGTCCTTGGACAACATTACAGACGATAGCATGAGAATGTTCAGAGATCGGTGGTGTGTAGACTTGTTTTATCAGAACTTAActtggtaaaatataatttaaaagggTTGTAAATTTTTTGTATTATAGACGATAGTTGTTTTTAGTACTGTACAGTTTTTATATATGGAAAAGTGTTCAATTtaaaaacttttacttacatgtcGCTACAAAATCGTTAACATGTCGTTAAATGTcgaaaatttttagttttagagTGTTTGGTTTCATATCGCTAAAGCACCGCGAACATGTCGTTAAAATGTCGATAGTACAATCATGTTTTGACTCTTCAGTTGATGTCGTTAACATGTCCCAAGTATGTCGCGAAACGTCGGTACAAAAGACGTTTCCACATTAAATGGTAATTAATGTGACATTTATTATCCCGCCTAACCAACTACTTGATTATGTCGCTAACATGTCGCTATGTGTCGCGACATGTCGCGAAAATTGCCCAGATTGCTTTTTGCATGACAAACATGTGtacaattgtgtaattcaatttttacatttattatccCACCTTCCCAACTACTAGTTTTCTCTATAAAAGCCAATTGTCTATCTCATAAGTTacacatattttcttaatttttttcctctTAAGATAATTCTCTTAGCAATGTCTACTATAAGGAACAAGGGCAAATATCCGATTCTTACTCCTGAAGAGATCAAGCAGGAGCCTGATTGTGGGGAAATTACGCCTCAAATGCAAAAAGTGCTTGACGACATGAAACGTTTTGAAGATGAACGGCTTATGAACGAGTGGAGGTTTctaaaacttgaaaaaaaatttaacaaaacaggtgtatggccggctccaccaccagggttccccgaaggCTGCCGTCGCTGCAAGTTAGGTTATTTAAATGGTAAACAGGTGAAGCCTGGATCTCTATGCAAATATTGCAAGGCTACATGTCGCTTTATGTCGCAAATGTAATCGTTAAACGTCGCTAAATATCGACTTTTCACTGAATAAATAAAAGTTACATTAATGTCGCTATATGTCGCTAACTTAATCGTGAAACGtcgctattttttaattttttccagAATTGATAAAAGTTCTTCCTACATCGCACCATGTCGCTAGTGTAATCGTGGAAAGTCgcagtttttaaatttttccataattgaaaaaagttcttcCTGTATCGCGACATGTCGCTAGTGTAGTCGTGGAAAGTCGCATTTTCAGGACCTtgtccaaaataaaataaatttccaaacaTGTCGTGAAAGTGTCGCTACATATCGCAAAATGTCGTGAAATGCACAATTATATACAAAAATCTGAGATAGTGAGAGTAAATAACCACGTACACAGAAAATAATATCCATAAAACATAgtcatacataaaaaaatacaagtaacatgtcataaaccataataataataatgcatgcAATTTAAAAACGAAAATGCTGCTCAAACCCTGGCCTTGCAAGTAGCTTTGTTGTGTCTCAATGCGCCACAGTTTGAACATTTGCGTGGTTCCTTGACTTTGGTACCGTTCGATGGAAATCGGTTAGTCCGTAGTCTTCCTGCATTGCTCtttcttggacgacctacagGTTTCTTCTCCACTGGTACACCGATTCTCATGTTCTGCATGTGTTCTGGAAGCACCCATTCATCCTCCTCGCCCACAACATTAATTGTTACATCGTAAGTATTCTTCCACGTCTCATTTGTGTAATAGGGAGATGACAGAGCGTAGACACTGACATTCTGAGTAAGCGCTGCGACACATGCATGGGGACAA includes:
- the LOC133029967 gene encoding uncharacterized protein LOC133029967, producing the protein MESRYMPCWKDLNFIYFVLYFDHQKHWVAVDVDIDMWQIRVYDNDLSCTTEAQFDAIMLPWTELFPHLLRSTGYYDQVNNNILNVDLGDSSQLKSMHARRMPSEVVPQSKTSGDCGVYALEYIEHLMLNRSLDNITDDSMRMFRDRWCVDLFYQNLTW
- the LOC133030641 gene encoding uncharacterized protein LOC133030641, which codes for MAPELKLPITSHFTGRLTYRGTDRFRYIKAKFTEMDLVETVKASPFGHFWEAGELTFCGALVHSLLLRKMKVDTEKEDEVWFHVGRNDIRFGRIEFGLITGLPMGSAPTDEEIHAKSNDHLVRTYFEGKSSVQLDSLMLQLERCEDKDDAYKLGSIAFIEGVLVSKEGNVQVWPEMLKFVNDLDFFFKYPWGERAFRKLMETLGKNMQHYKDNVDKKKGKKIAQEAKYTVSGYVPAFRSGIRSN
- the LOC133030642 gene encoding uncharacterized protein LOC133030642, which gives rise to MLSWKTPEGQRKQDVKATDIALLFNSRLVVKKCLFPRPSEEAYFKSINEGRAPLCFEMDVEQTVDVDGTQESVFETQAKTINEAVTKANLVPPPPAPEVHEPSTSAGPSAPTSTTVDTDLVKRLDSIEARLEKLESQQEAVMLAQTGLVNSHLSMRRSFTESQKDLKETLLAKMDELMAMVKGAPTPGEPTPAPQNEEQQASDNEDVFPEDWEADDNEAPSTPLDAIITAIGDTQSQDEVLLLPAPPENVPFVRKRKPPTYLNDYTAEKKKRRVLPENVDRRDRRTVDCFHIDAISHLMRRRRHHFPELYPQPGVILDTTLPQFLIGIWSCQTGDRSTFEWPDAVN